In Ferroplasma sp., a single window of DNA contains:
- the pyrF gene encoding orotidine-5'-phosphate decarboxylase has protein sequence MDNRIIFALDVYDHDTAISLAQSIGDRVFAIKVNWPIILENGIKIVNELSRYSSIICDFKLADIDNTVRLITEKARDNGAYGIISHSFTGLGSLRAVVKSAGNMKVFSVVSMSQESYLDSITEELIKTSRDAGVFGLVAPGNRPYYLKKVREHSEGMKIISPGVGAQGGDIVSAIMLGADYVIIGRSIYSSPDPVGALDNYNKNLNNNLNR, from the coding sequence ATGGATAACAGAATCATATTTGCCCTGGATGTGTATGACCATGATACTGCCATAAGCCTGGCCCAATCTATAGGGGACAGGGTATTCGCCATTAAGGTGAACTGGCCCATAATTCTTGAAAACGGGATTAAAATTGTAAATGAACTGTCAAGATACTCCAGCATTATATGTGATTTCAAGCTGGCAGATATAGATAATACTGTAAGATTAATTACTGAAAAGGCCAGGGATAACGGTGCCTACGGGATAATCAGCCATTCATTCACAGGATTGGGATCCCTTAGGGCTGTGGTAAAAAGTGCAGGTAACATGAAGGTTTTTTCTGTTGTTTCAATGTCCCAGGAATCGTATCTGGACAGCATAACTGAAGAACTAATAAAAACCTCACGTGACGCCGGAGTTTTCGGGCTTGTTGCTCCTGGAAACCGCCCATACTACCTAAAAAAGGTAAGGGAACACTCAGAGGGCATGAAAATAATATCCCCGGGCGTGGGTGCTCAGGGGGGAGACATAGTAAGTGCCATTATGCTTGGTGCAGACTATGTCATAATTGGGAGATCCATATACTCCTCCCCTGACCCTGTGGGGGCACTTGATAATTATAATAAAAATCTTAACAATAATTTAAATAGATGA
- a CDS encoding alcohol dehydrogenase catalytic domain-containing protein, with amino-acid sequence MNKIGIPDRHRAAFLVDFKSPLEMGYTDTAIPVGNQVLIRVSGAGICHSDVHVWEGIWYKGGSPGKLPHIQSHEISGTVAAIGDSVPERIKPGDPVLVYPWQWLEDDRYTAAGLTNVPDRPVVPGINIDGGFQEYFLVSHYRYLVDARGIEDLPALAPLSCGGLTTYRAVKKLDGKLQPDDYVAVVGLGGLGSYAVQYLRLLFPQVNIIGADIREDSIEFAEGICRMDGYINPASGDTNKAITEITRGHGFRGVIDLVGKGTLSIYSRALSKEGIYVMVGLMGTGIQESISPFFTVSMEKTITGSYVGTLSEQHEVVDLARKGLINYRKPVSSRIALENASKGLQNLEDGKALGRQVVVF; translated from the coding sequence ATGAATAAAATTGGAATACCCGATAGGCACAGGGCTGCATTTCTCGTCGATTTCAAATCTCCGCTGGAAATGGGATATACAGATACTGCCATACCAGTGGGAAACCAGGTACTTATCAGGGTCAGTGGGGCAGGAATATGCCACAGTGATGTTCATGTATGGGAGGGTATATGGTATAAGGGCGGTTCTCCGGGAAAACTGCCACACATACAGTCACATGAAATTTCAGGCACAGTAGCTGCCATAGGTGATTCTGTACCTGAAAGGATTAAGCCTGGAGACCCCGTTCTTGTATATCCATGGCAGTGGCTTGAGGACGACCGCTACACTGCAGCAGGGCTGACCAACGTCCCTGATAGGCCTGTGGTTCCAGGGATAAATATAGATGGGGGATTTCAGGAATATTTTCTGGTATCACATTACAGGTACCTTGTAGATGCCAGAGGCATCGAAGATCTGCCAGCACTTGCACCGCTTTCATGTGGAGGCCTTACCACCTACAGGGCAGTTAAAAAGCTGGATGGAAAACTACAGCCTGATGATTATGTTGCTGTTGTGGGGCTGGGAGGCCTGGGATCTTATGCGGTTCAGTACCTGCGCCTGCTGTTTCCTCAGGTGAATATAATAGGCGCAGATATAAGGGAAGATTCAATTGAATTTGCTGAGGGCATATGCAGGATGGATGGTTACATCAACCCGGCCTCCGGGGACACAAATAAGGCTATAACAGAAATAACAAGGGGGCATGGTTTCCGGGGAGTAATTGACCTTGTGGGAAAAGGAACTTTATCTATATACAGCAGGGCCCTTTCTAAGGAGGGCATATATGTCATGGTCGGGCTAATGGGAACGGGCATCCAGGAATCAATTTCTCCTTTCTTCACCGTGTCTATGGAAAAGACCATAACCGGTTCATATGTGGGCACCCTGTCAGAGCAGCATGAGGTGGTTGACCTTGCCAGAAAGGGGCTGATCAATTACAGAAAGCCTGTCAGTTCAAGAATTGCCCTGGAAAATGCTTCTAAGGGCCTTCAGAATCTGGAAGATGGAAAGGCGCTGGGCAGGCAGGTTGTGGTATTCTGA
- a CDS encoding nicotinate-nucleotide--dimethylbenzimidazole phosphoribosyltransferase, protein MAILHGNKIYSEIKDRNSILFILLAGTTEISKIRGISAAGETPELTALTPVLDSEIIWSGKCISYDVVPMTENGIPTPSIITRAAIEASRIETLIVDAGLVEDPKIPFMKTGLGPALNGSERTALPDYDRALEFGKYIGGLIDGRYRYIFIAESVPGGTTTAYSVLSSLGIMDMTSSSMKDSPDSMKREIAMKVLERIDKKAGVEEKIRETGDYMMPVALGISSAVKNSSIFFSGGTQMATVLYLDSLVNGGKNRYVFTTGYIMKDKKDLMEKLAGDRIIYSTTDFTGMRGLEYYEEGYVKEGTGFGAAFGIAHILGNDSKSIYNSIGKVYRRLAGSTGK, encoded by the coding sequence ATGGCAATACTGCATGGAAATAAAATATACAGTGAAATAAAGGACAGGAATAGCATATTATTCATATTGCTGGCTGGAACCACTGAAATATCGAAGATACGGGGAATATCTGCTGCAGGGGAAACTCCTGAGTTAACAGCTTTGACACCGGTACTGGATTCCGAAATAATATGGTCCGGAAAATGCATAAGCTATGATGTTGTTCCCATGACTGAAAACGGGATTCCCACACCATCAATAATTACAAGGGCCGCCATAGAAGCATCGAGAATAGAGACACTCATTGTGGATGCAGGCCTGGTGGAAGACCCAAAAATTCCATTTATGAAAACAGGGCTCGGCCCGGCATTGAATGGTTCCGAGAGGACCGCACTTCCTGACTATGACAGGGCACTGGAATTCGGAAAATACATAGGCGGTTTAATTGATGGAAGATACAGATACATATTCATTGCAGAGAGCGTCCCGGGTGGCACAACCACAGCATATTCTGTGCTTTCATCACTGGGTATTATGGACATGACAAGCAGCTCCATGAAAGACTCACCTGACAGCATGAAAAGAGAAATTGCCATGAAAGTGCTTGAAAGAATAGATAAAAAGGCAGGCGTGGAAGAAAAAATAAGGGAAACCGGTGATTACATGATGCCAGTGGCACTGGGCATAAGCAGTGCAGTAAAAAATTCCAGTATATTCTTTTCTGGTGGTACCCAGATGGCCACAGTATTATATCTCGACAGCCTAGTCAATGGTGGAAAAAACAGGTATGTATTCACAACAGGCTATATTATGAAGGATAAAAAGGACCTGATGGAAAAGCTTGCCGGGGATAGGATAATTTATTCTACCACAGATTTCACCGGCATGAGGGGCCTTGAATATTACGAGGAGGGATATGTGAAGGAAGGAACAGGTTTCGGGGCTGCCTTTGGAATTGCACATATTCTTGGAAATGATAGTAAATCTATCTATAACAGTATTGGGAAGGTGTACAGGAGGCTGGCTGGTAGCACCGGTAAGTAA
- a CDS encoding acyl-CoA thioesterase: MGKKVSESEVHSEIIVLPGDTNMFGDLYGGRLVEWMDNIGSITAFKHSRMKVVTGSIDNLFFLSPIKLGYIVHLHSFVTFTTRSTMEIEIDVSSENVTTGTTNVTTRAFFTYVALDENGHAVEIPQLIPENDAEKAKFNEGKLRSEHRLQLLNDIKNGLK, encoded by the coding sequence ATGGGAAAAAAGGTTAGCGAATCTGAAGTACATTCTGAAATCATTGTTCTTCCCGGAGATACAAACATGTTCGGGGACCTTTACGGAGGAAGGCTTGTTGAATGGATGGATAATATAGGCAGCATAACAGCATTCAAGCACAGCAGAATGAAGGTGGTAACAGGCAGTATAGACAACCTGTTCTTTCTTTCTCCCATTAAACTGGGTTACATAGTACATCTGCATTCCTTTGTTACTTTTACTACCAGATCAACCATGGAAATAGAAATAGATGTATCATCTGAAAATGTAACAACAGGAACTACTAATGTCACAACAAGGGCATTCTTTACCTACGTTGCGCTGGATGAGAACGGCCATGCTGTAGAGATACCACAGTTAATTCCGGAGAATGACGCTGAAAAAGCAAAATTCAACGAGGGGAAATTAAGATCCGAACATAGATTACAGCTATTGAACGATATAAAAAATGGCCTGAAATAA
- a CDS encoding ABC transporter ATP-binding protein, which produces MLNTIEINNIYKRYGTTNALNGINLSIQGGQIYGVLGPNGSGKTTLLKIIAGILPASSGDVSVNGISVNANPDAIKSITGYIPETPALYESLTPVEYFNFLASVFKIDEHVLKDRITAFANALEIGKYLDEFIGSLSFGTKQKVAIIGSLIHDPQVIVMDEGMNGLDPKSSKIIKELLKDITARGKTVIFSTHIMEIAETVCDTISILYNGNIAGTGNLAQLREEAGSSNNDLEGIFLKLTGDEDLDNLLDSLRDSIK; this is translated from the coding sequence GTGTTGAACACCATAGAGATAAATAATATTTACAAGCGTTATGGTACCACTAATGCATTGAATGGCATAAACTTATCAATTCAGGGTGGCCAGATATACGGTGTGCTCGGCCCTAATGGGTCTGGAAAAACAACGCTTCTAAAGATAATAGCAGGAATACTGCCTGCCTCATCAGGGGATGTATCTGTCAATGGCATCTCAGTCAATGCAAATCCAGATGCCATAAAATCCATAACAGGCTATATACCGGAAACACCTGCACTTTATGAGTCATTGACGCCTGTTGAATATTTTAACTTCCTTGCCTCTGTATTTAAAATAGATGAACACGTACTCAAGGACAGGATTACTGCATTCGCAAACGCCCTGGAAATAGGAAAATATCTGGATGAATTCATAGGCTCGCTATCTTTCGGGACAAAGCAGAAGGTTGCTATCATAGGTTCCCTTATACACGATCCCCAGGTAATAGTAATGGATGAGGGCATGAACGGGCTTGATCCAAAATCTTCTAAAATAATAAAGGAGCTGCTGAAAGATATAACGGCAAGGGGGAAAACTGTGATCTTCTCAACGCATATAATGGAAATAGCGGAAACTGTGTGTGATACAATTTCCATACTCTATAACGGGAACATTGCAGGAACCGGTAATCTCGCACAGCTCAGGGAAGAGGCAGGTTCAAGCAATAATGACCTTGAGGGAATCTTCCTGAAATTAACAGGCGATGAGGACCTTGATAACCTCCTGGATTCGTTGAGGGATTCCATAAAATGA
- a CDS encoding translation initiation factor IF-6 → MIKKLSIFDSDFIGVYVKVFNDFAFVPKNISDEARSSIEETLKVKTAGVIVDNFSLVGTMVVFNSNGIVVSGLSGMADFSHVDLGGRRIVFLKDRLNAIGNNIITSDKVAIVHPSFTESSEKVIADTLGVEVIKSTIAGVKTVGSVAVLNNKGMLVSPEATEDEIKNLSELFHVQVKTGTANYGSYYIGASILANCNGIMVGNATTSIEIGRIDDTFS, encoded by the coding sequence ATGATTAAAAAATTATCCATATTTGACAGCGATTTCATTGGTGTATACGTAAAGGTGTTCAACGATTTTGCATTCGTCCCGAAAAACATTTCTGACGAGGCAAGGAGCTCTATTGAGGAAACATTAAAGGTCAAAACAGCTGGTGTCATAGTAGATAACTTCAGCCTAGTTGGCACAATGGTTGTTTTCAATTCAAACGGCATAGTAGTTTCCGGACTATCCGGAATGGCTGATTTTTCACATGTTGATCTGGGCGGAAGAAGAATAGTTTTTCTGAAGGATAGGCTGAATGCAATAGGCAATAATATTATAACCAGCGATAAGGTTGCCATAGTACATCCCTCCTTCACCGAATCATCTGAAAAAGTTATAGCGGATACACTGGGAGTGGAGGTTATTAAATCCACCATAGCCGGGGTAAAAACAGTGGGAAGTGTTGCGGTTCTGAATAATAAAGGAATGCTTGTATCTCCTGAGGCGACAGAGGATGAAATAAAAAACCTCAGTGAGCTCTTCCATGTCCAGGTTAAAACCGGAACAGCCAACTACGGAAGTTACTATATCGGTGCATCAATACTGGCAAACTGCAATGGCATAATGGTGGGAAACGCCACCACATCCATAGAAATAGGGCGTATCGACGATACCTTTTCCTAA
- a CDS encoding acetyl ornithine aminotransferase family protein, producing the protein MDSSAVLKGVKIVTDLPGPRAKQVIAEDEKYLATSTKSLPVVASRGYGCYIEDVDKNVFLDFSSGISTTNIGYGDEYVISKVEEQLHKLWHFAGTDFFYEEQVEAAKALIGVAPGSHDKKVFYANSGAESNEASLKLARSYTKRPQFIGFIGGFHGRTMGALAFTASQPVHHEGFFPEMNGVTHIPFPDPYRNPFNIDGYENPEDLTNAVLDYLEDYVFGRFLPSNSVAGILVEPIQGEGGYIVPPRDFHKRLMELAHDNEILYIMDEVQTGFGRTGTFFASEYFDVDPDIMSVAKSIASGIPMGASVVKSKYDFEKSGLHSNTFGGNLLAAVASRATIEEIKNKDMLTNSKNVGNYLNKRLKELSEKYDAIGDVRGLGLMQAIDFVKNRRTKAHFAALRDKTIENAYKRGLILLGAGESAIRFIPPLIINEKQVDEAIDILDSSIKAGL; encoded by the coding sequence ATGGATAGCAGTGCAGTACTAAAGGGAGTGAAAATTGTTACAGACCTGCCAGGACCAAGGGCAAAACAGGTTATTGCCGAGGATGAAAAATACCTTGCAACCTCCACCAAGTCCCTGCCGGTTGTTGCATCAAGAGGCTATGGATGTTACATAGAAGATGTTGATAAAAATGTATTTCTAGACTTTTCCAGCGGCATAAGCACAACAAATATAGGGTATGGCGATGAATATGTAATTTCTAAGGTCGAGGAACAGTTGCATAAGCTCTGGCATTTTGCCGGCACAGACTTCTTTTATGAGGAGCAGGTAGAGGCTGCAAAGGCACTCATAGGCGTGGCACCCGGGAGCCATGATAAAAAGGTCTTTTACGCAAACAGCGGTGCAGAAAGCAATGAAGCGTCCCTGAAACTTGCCAGGAGTTATACAAAAAGACCCCAGTTTATAGGCTTTATCGGAGGATTCCACGGCAGAACCATGGGCGCCCTTGCGTTCACAGCCTCACAGCCTGTGCATCATGAGGGTTTCTTCCCTGAAATGAATGGCGTAACACATATACCATTCCCTGACCCATACAGGAATCCTTTCAACATAGATGGATATGAAAACCCGGAAGATCTTACAAACGCAGTGCTGGATTACCTGGAGGATTATGTTTTTGGACGCTTCCTGCCATCTAATAGTGTTGCCGGGATACTGGTAGAGCCAATACAGGGTGAGGGTGGATACATAGTGCCTCCCAGGGACTTCCATAAGAGACTCATGGAACTGGCACACGATAATGAGATACTTTACATAATGGATGAGGTACAGACAGGGTTCGGAAGAACAGGGACTTTCTTTGCATCTGAATACTTTGATGTTGATCCGGATATCATGTCAGTGGCGAAATCCATAGCATCCGGCATACCCATGGGTGCATCTGTTGTCAAAAGCAAGTATGATTTTGAGAAATCTGGGCTGCATTCAAACACATTCGGCGGTAATCTTCTTGCTGCTGTTGCAAGCAGGGCGACAATAGAGGAGATAAAGAATAAGGATATGCTTACAAATTCTAAAAATGTCGGAAACTATCTGAATAAAAGACTTAAAGAGCTCAGTGAAAAATATGATGCCATAGGCGATGTTAGGGGGCTGGGGCTCATGCAGGCAATAGACTTCGTTAAAAATAGAAGGACAAAGGCACATTTTGCAGCTCTGAGAGACAAAACTATTGAAAATGCATATAAGAGAGGATTAATACTTCTGGGGGCCGGGGAAAGTGCCATAAGGTTCATACCACCCCTGATCATAAATGAAAAACAGGTGGATGAGGCCATTGACATACTGGACAGCTCCATAAAGGCAGGCCTATGA
- a CDS encoding VIT1/CCC1 family protein, which yields MATDTNTKYQLKFLRDELTDMVFYTYLYRKTSDPELKEDFRKLATTENEHANFWGQELKSTDVNVNKVSYRKIKYFFMKIIRNLIGGSLIINLLEHGEYQSIKKYKEYLDNYTQDDKYRNKVNELIVSEMQHEEIFANKISSSAKNIQKSRDFLYGMSDGLVEVLATLAGLSAIITSHIDIALSGVVVGISGTFSMTLGAYLAQKSESEYKIAMLNRKHIFSKSKGVQKMIDRYSSEATNSALNTALSYITGAVIPILPFIFLSKFIAVILAVILVFVAQGISNSIVALSLNTPILKSGLRAAFLALGAAAVTFTAGEIFHLIFHISLL from the coding sequence ATGGCTACAGATACCAACACCAAATATCAGCTAAAATTTTTACGTGATGAATTAACCGATATGGTATTTTATACTTATCTCTACAGAAAAACCAGTGATCCAGAACTGAAGGAAGACTTCCGTAAGCTCGCAACCACAGAGAATGAGCATGCCAATTTCTGGGGCCAGGAATTAAAGTCGACAGATGTGAATGTCAATAAGGTATCCTACAGGAAGATAAAGTATTTTTTCATGAAAATAATAAGAAACCTGATTGGTGGTAGCCTGATTATTAATCTTCTGGAGCACGGCGAATACCAGTCTATTAAAAAATATAAGGAATATTTAGATAATTATACACAGGATGATAAATACAGGAACAAAGTCAACGAGCTTATAGTCTCGGAAATGCAACATGAGGAAATATTCGCAAATAAAATTTCAAGCAGTGCAAAGAATATTCAAAAGAGCAGGGATTTCCTCTACGGCATGAGTGACGGGCTGGTGGAGGTTCTTGCCACGCTTGCCGGGCTCTCTGCCATAATTACCAGTCATATAGATATTGCATTGAGCGGCGTTGTGGTGGGAATCAGCGGAACATTTAGCATGACCCTGGGTGCCTACCTGGCCCAGAAATCAGAATCTGAATATAAGATTGCCATGCTCAACAGAAAGCATATATTCTCTAAAAGCAAGGGCGTCCAGAAAATGATAGATCGTTACTCATCGGAAGCCACAAATTCGGCATTGAATACAGCACTTTCATATATTACCGGGGCTGTTATACCCATACTCCCTTTTATATTCCTCTCTAAATTCATAGCAGTTATTCTTGCAGTAATCCTTGTTTTTGTTGCACAGGGCATTTCAAATTCTATCGTTGCCCTCTCGCTGAACACACCAATACTGAAATCAGGACTGAGGGCAGCTTTTCTGGCACTGGGGGCGGCCGCTGTTACATTTACTGCCGGGGAAATATTCCATTTAATATTCCACATATCTCTATTATAA
- a CDS encoding 30S ribosomal protein S19e, which translates to MVNVKEVPADLLLNKLASEFKEKDVKMPEWVNYLKDGIGKERSWVQDDWYYTRMASIMRKVALNSSIGISRLSQEYGGRQDRGTKRYHPVEGSRYIVRNILQTLEKLGYLKNDTKTGRSLTPAGQSLVDKAAKEVMKNLAEKDKVFEKYL; encoded by the coding sequence ATGGTGAATGTTAAAGAAGTTCCTGCAGATTTATTGTTAAATAAGCTTGCGTCAGAATTCAAGGAGAAAGATGTTAAGATGCCAGAATGGGTAAACTATCTCAAGGATGGCATCGGCAAGGAGAGGTCATGGGTACAGGACGACTGGTATTATACAAGAATGGCATCCATAATGAGAAAGGTTGCGCTGAACAGCAGCATAGGCATATCCAGATTGAGCCAGGAGTATGGCGGGCGCCAGGACAGGGGCACAAAACGCTACCACCCGGTGGAGGGAAGCAGGTACATAGTAAGGAACATACTGCAGACACTTGAAAAGCTGGGATATTTAAAAAACGACACAAAAACCGGCAGGTCGCTTACACCTGCTGGCCAGTCCCTGGTGGATAAGGCCGCAAAGGAGGTAATGAAAAACCTTGCTGAAAAGGACAAGGTTTTTGAGAAATACCTTTAA
- a CDS encoding ATP-binding protein yields MLFIDRKNELNMLYSAYKRSMAELVLITGRRRMGKTELIKKCINEHKGVLLTCREESEKLMLERSSIILGNYFQDDFIIKNSIKSWDSFFEYRYKNTLNEKSIIAIDEFSYALNNKSLQSLLQDYLDNKLKSTRIFLILSGSNISMM; encoded by the coding sequence GTGCTTTTTATAGACAGGAAAAATGAGCTGAATATGCTTTACTCAGCATATAAAAGATCCATGGCAGAACTGGTTTTGATAACCGGTAGAAGAAGGATGGGAAAAACCGAATTAATCAAAAAATGTATAAATGAACATAAAGGTGTTTTGCTTACCTGCAGGGAGGAATCAGAAAAATTAATGCTTGAAAGGTCTTCTATTATTCTGGGAAATTATTTTCAAGATGATTTTATAATTAAAAATTCCATAAAAAGCTGGGATTCCTTTTTCGAATATCGGTATAAAAATACTTTAAATGAAAAATCAATAATAGCAATAGATGAATTTTCATACGCTCTTAATAATAAGTCATTACAATCCCTTTTGCAGGATTACTTGGACAATAAATTGAAAAGCACAAGAATATTTCTTATACTTTCTGGGTCCAATATATCCATGATGTAA
- a CDS encoding DNA-binding protein → MDEDDELNNIRKRKLEEMQRNAQQQNQIDDESKRQMEQEEARRQQILRQILTTEARERLSTLKLVRPDLVNNVENQLIQLAGMGRINRVIGDEELKGILSRLIGTKRETKIERR, encoded by the coding sequence ATGGATGAGGATGACGAGTTAAATAATATCCGGAAGCGAAAACTCGAGGAAATGCAGAGAAATGCCCAGCAGCAGAATCAAATAGATGATGAAAGCAAAAGGCAGATGGAACAGGAGGAGGCAAGAAGGCAGCAGATCCTGAGGCAGATACTAACCACTGAAGCACGTGAAAGATTAAGCACATTAAAACTCGTGAGGCCAGACCTGGTAAACAACGTTGAAAACCAGTTGATACAGCTGGCAGGCATGGGCAGAATCAACAGGGTTATAGGAGACGAGGAATTAAAGGGTATACTATCACGTCTAATAGGAACTAAAAGGGAAACAAAAATAGAGAGGAGATGA
- the pyrE gene encoding orotate phosphoribosyltransferase, whose translation MDREKFIESGMIKFGDFTLTSGKKSSYYVDIKEACTDPQTLSSICDDLARHTVYETVAGMELGAVPLIVGVALKTGKKYIIVRKGERTHGTGSRIVGKVEPGSRIDIIEDVVTTGNSILKTAQILRDAGAVIDHAVCVVDRESGGSELLSENGIKLVSVAKISELL comes from the coding sequence ATGGACAGGGAAAAATTTATAGAATCAGGAATGATAAAATTCGGTGATTTTACACTAACATCCGGGAAAAAATCCAGCTACTATGTAGACATAAAGGAGGCGTGCACGGATCCTCAGACACTATCCTCAATATGTGATGACCTTGCCAGGCATACAGTATATGAAACAGTGGCTGGCATGGAGCTCGGGGCTGTTCCACTGATAGTTGGGGTTGCCCTCAAGACCGGAAAAAAGTATATTATTGTGAGGAAAGGGGAACGTACACATGGCACAGGCAGCAGGATTGTGGGAAAAGTTGAACCTGGATCCAGAATAGACATCATCGAGGATGTGGTGACCACCGGCAATTCAATACTGAAAACAGCCCAGATTCTAAGGGATGCAGGTGCTGTAATTGACCATGCTGTGTGTGTTGTGGACAGGGAGTCTGGCGGATCTGAACTGCTCAGTGAAAACGGAATCAAACTGGTATCTGTTGCCAAAATATCAGAACTCCTATAA
- the sppA gene encoding signal peptide peptidase SppA: MYTAILNVNGTINRGMLNSYMPALKYMEKKNKVKGLLLVINSGGGDANSTEILYNQLLKISDKKPVYALIEGVGASGAYWLACSAEKIFAMRTSIVGSIGVISMSPDFSEFLENLGIKMRINKIGKYKDINSPFRAMTDEESKIYSSIMNDIYLAFREQVKIRRNFTDEKMDSIATGLVFSADQAKGEGLIDGIGNMDTVMDQFKERTGTGSIKNLTPKRPFVSRIMSMSMEALSGIVENIR; this comes from the coding sequence ATGTATACAGCCATTTTAAATGTGAACGGTACCATTAACAGAGGGATGCTGAACTCATATATGCCTGCACTGAAATATATGGAGAAGAAAAATAAGGTAAAAGGCCTTTTGCTGGTAATAAACTCCGGTGGGGGCGATGCAAATTCTACTGAAATTTTATATAACCAGCTGCTAAAAATATCTGACAAGAAACCTGTATATGCATTGATAGAGGGTGTGGGTGCCTCCGGTGCATACTGGCTTGCATGCTCGGCAGAGAAAATATTTGCAATGCGTACATCCATTGTGGGTTCCATAGGTGTTATAAGCATGTCACCTGATTTCTCTGAATTTCTGGAAAATTTAGGAATCAAAATGAGGATTAATAAAATCGGGAAATACAAGGATATCAATTCTCCATTCAGGGCCATGACTGATGAGGAGAGCAAAATATACAGCAGCATAATGAACGATATTTACCTCGCCTTCCGGGAACAGGTGAAAATAAGGAGAAACTTTACAGATGAAAAAATGGACAGCATAGCCACAGGATTAGTTTTCTCAGCGGATCAGGCAAAGGGAGAGGGGTTGATTGATGGCATAGGGAATATGGACACGGTGATGGATCAGTTCAAGGAGAGAACCGGAACCGGTTCCATAAAAAACCTTACCCCAAAAAGGCCATTTGTATCCAGGATAATGTCCATGTCTATGGAGGCACTATCGGGCATTGTTGAAAATATTAGATAA
- a CDS encoding 50S ribosomal protein L31e has protein sequence MVENNELSTEELINISLRPARASSRRRRADTAIEIIKDAVAKYTKSEPGMIWVDNKVNEFIWKRGREHIPTKVSLKIIKLEDGTTEVILP, from the coding sequence ATGGTAGAAAATAATGAATTATCAACAGAGGAGCTTATAAACATATCACTGAGGCCTGCAAGGGCATCATCCAGAAGAAGAAGGGCAGATACGGCTATAGAAATAATAAAAGATGCTGTAGCCAAATACACAAAATCTGAGCCAGGCATGATATGGGTGGATAATAAGGTTAATGAGTTTATATGGAAGCGTGGGAGAGAGCACATACCTACAAAGGTAAGCCTGAAAATAATCAAACTCGAAGATGGCACAACCGAAGTAATTCTCCCGTAA
- a CDS encoding 50S ribosomal protein L39e — protein MSKNKPLGKKLRLMKHVNSNRRVPGWVMLRTDRKMTQNPKRKNWRRSNLKL, from the coding sequence ATGAGTAAAAACAAACCACTTGGAAAAAAATTAAGGTTAATGAAACACGTTAACTCAAATAGAAGGGTACCCGGATGGGTTATGCTTAGAACCGACAGGAAGATGACCCAGAATCCGAAAAGGAAGAACTGGAGAAGGTCAAACTTAAAACTTTAA